CGATGTGTACTCCGATTTCGTGGTTTCCATTTTTGAGCTTTTGGATGGAAATCGCATCATCAAAATCCTTGGCGTCTTCTGGATCGATGGTAAAGGTGGTGATGTCTCTGAAATCCTTTCGTTTCTTGATTTCTTCTTTTGTGATTTCCGTGTTGATGTTTTCTGCCGCTTTCTCTACGTTTTTAGGGAACTCAAAAGGCAGATCAAATTCAGCCATGATCGAGTGGATTTCCGCTTCGTTTTCTCCAGCTTGGCCGAGCACCTTAGTGACTTGCCCTACGGGGTTTTTGGCCTTGCCACCATGCCATTCTTTGATCTTGACGAGTACCTTGTCGTTGGTCTGTGCTTTGCCGATTTTCTCGGGGTAGACGAATATGTCGACGTATATTTTTCTGTTGTCAGGTACGACAAATGCGTATTTGGGTAAAATTTCGATTTTGCCTACGAATTCGTTTTTGGTGCGCTCGATGATGCGGACGACTTTGCCTTCGGGCTTGGAACCTGACCTGCGACCTTGTTTCATTCGTACTTCTACCCGGTCCCCATCGATGGCATTTTGTAGGTCTTCGGTTTTGACCCATATGTCATCGATATCTTCGTCGGTATCATTGTCTAAGACGATGTATGCAAAGCGTTTGTTGACATGATCTACACGGCCGACGAGTCCACTGTTTTCCGATGCATTTTTTTCTTCTGTGAGGACGAAGTGCCCATTGCGGAGTTGTTTTAGGACTCCTTCGTGCTCTAGCTCGAGGAGGTAGTTGACCGTCTCACGTTTGCTGTTTTTGTCGCGGATGCCTGCTTTGGTGAAGATCTGTTTGACAGATAGGCTTGTGTTAGAGTTGTCTTCAAACACGTCTCTTACGGATCTTTTGATGTAGGATAGGTTGGGAGTTTTTCCAGCGGGTTTAGATTTTCGCTGGTTATTTTTCTTTTTTGCCATAAGGGCTGTTGTATAAAATTCAAGTAAATCTAATCAGCTTACCACACAAAGCTTTAAATATTTGGGTGGAATGTTACTTTGCTGAAATGTTTCTATTTTTGAGAAACGAACCAAACTAGGCTATGAAAAACCTCCTTCTTCTCGCTCTTCTCTTGTTTTTTGGACTCACGTCACAGGCCCAGTACCAAGAAAACCACGTGTCTTCTGTCAGTCCTGCCCAAAAGGAAGCGCTGCGCAAAGTGGCACAATACAGCAAACTCAAGCGTACGGGCTTTACGATGCTGGCTGCTGGAGCGGTCGTGACTATCGCAAGTGCTGTTGTCATCTCGAGTGCTGACTGGTACTATGATTCGTACTCGCAGCAGTATATGACTGATAGCGAAAGCGCAGTGTATGGTGTCGTGGGCTTAGTATATCTAGGTATACCGTTGATCGCAGGAGGAACAACTTTGGCCATCATTGGCAATGCCAAAGAAAAGAAATACCTCCGTCGTCTTGACAACCTCAATGTCTCCTTTTTCAATCATCAAGGAGCCAATGGTTTTCAGTTGGTTTACAATTTTTAGTTCTTCGGGTTCGCAAACCTTGTGGAGAATACGTCCAACCGCTCTTGAAGGTTATTCTACTGCTGTGATTTTGTCTGCAGAGACTATTTCCATCCCTTTCATTTTGAGGAATACTTGCGCGGTAGCGATGACATCTTGGTTGCAATAGTGTGCGATTCTATTTAGATCTTTTTCTTGATAGTAGACTCGGTTGACATCACTGCCATTGATGTCCCCTTTGGGAGACGGGATGTCAAAGACTGACGTCAAAAGGTCGAGAGAAGTAAAACTCTTCCAGTCTCCAAATTTCCACATTTGCATGGTGTCCAGGTGTTGTATCTCCCACGGTTTCTTGCCAGATAGTTCGAGGTATGGAGGCAGAGGGATTTGGTTGATAAGCATGCGGCGCGAAAGGTAGGGGTAGTCAAATTCTTTGCCGTTGTGCGCACAAAGCTGAATTTTGCTCTGGTCATGGTTTTGAAACAGTTTGATAAAGGATAGAAGGAGGTCGTGTTCGCTTTCAGAGGTTAGCGCCTTGACTCGAAAGTTCCATTCTTTCTTTTCGTCTAGGTAGAGCATGCCTACGGAGATACAAATGATTTTGCCAAATTCGGCATAGATGCCTGCGCGATCGAAGTAGAATTCTATTGGGTCATATTCCGCTTCTCCGTTGAGGAGATTGGCTTTTTTGATCCAAAGTGCTTGGAATTTGTCGTCTAGATCTCCGAAGTTTTCTACTGCAGAGGCCGTTTCAATATCAATGAATACGAGGTGTTTGTGGTTGGTGAGTTGTTGCATGTCAGGGTTGTGTTTTCTTGGTCCAGTAGCGAACAAGCCCCGCTACGCTCATCCATGAGGGGTTGGCCGCTTCATATTGGGCGATCTGTATGTTGTTGAGTCCTGAGGCTCGGAGTTGATCGGTGGTGAAAGATTGAAAAAGTGGAATGATTGCCTCGTTGCTCAGACCGTCTTTCCAGTGTTCGTAGACGAAGGACGACCAACTCTCGAGCATTGTAGATAACTGATCGAGGTGTTCGTCTATGTTTTCGACATAATCATAGTGTGTTAGGTAGAGTCTTTTGGCTTTTCGCTGACGCAGTAGAGCGATAGAGTCTAGCCAGTCTTCGATGTGAATGTCTGGCGGAGGGCATGGAGGCTGTACCGGTCCACCGCCAATTTTGACACCCGCGACATCCCCAGTGCATATGCTGTCTTCTATCTGCCAAGCGATATGGTGTTTGGCGTGCCCAGGAGTATGGAGACTTACGAAGTTCACTCCGCCGATAGTTACAGTCTGTTGGTGCTCGACTTGTGTCAATTGTGTTTCTGGTATAGGCTTCATTTGACCCCAGAGAGAGTCCATTTGCTCTTGGTAGATTTGCCGAGCAGAAGCCATGAGGCGAGAGGGGTCGGCCATGTTGCGTGCGCCAAAGGGGTGAAGGTAGATCTGTGCTCGCTGCTCTGCAAATGCCCATGCAGCTCCGGCATGGTCTAGGTGAATGTGGGTGAGCAGAACGTGCCGGATGTCTTCGAGGTGGTAGCCATGTGACTGGATGGCACTGACGAGTGCGGGATAGGTGGAATGGGGCCCGGTTTCGATGAGAACAGGCCCGTCAGAGGTTTCGATGAGATAGGAGGCGATGGCGTGTTCGAGTCCTTTGAAGTGTAAATCGATGGTGTTAATCTTAGCCATATATTTGGGGTAGTTGTGTAGGTTAAGATAGCAATTGAAAGGAAGTCTAGAAAGGACTCGGTAGTCTATTTTTGTCTTGGGAGGAGAATCGTGTTCATGATTTTTTGTAACTTATCTCAAACAACAGGAAGGTATATGGGGAAGATGAAATTCATGGACCTGTCTTTAGAAGATAAGATTCAGCACCTGTATGAACATGCTCAATTTGTGATGGATATCCGGTACTATCGGTTCAAGATCAATTTATTTCTTTTGAACGGACATTACTTTGAGGTTTTTATCGCATACAAGGAAGTGGAAATTACTAAGATTGTTCCTTTGGATTATGAATCGAACCGTTTTGGTTTTTACCTGGACCAGGTTCGGTTGCCAAAATGGGCTAATTCTTAATACCTAACCGGTTGGATAGAGAGCGGATGGAAGCTTCTTCTTCCTCCGAAATACCCCCAGCGATATTGGCAAAGAGGTACATGGTCTCTAGGACAAATTCTTGGTCAAGTGGATCCTCCTTGATGCTATGCTGTAGGGCATTGAGAAACTTTTTGTTCCACTTGTCGATGTTGTCGAGGAGATACCGGATCTCGGTCCGAAAGGCCATGGCTACCCGGTCTCTATCATCAGTTGGGGATTCGAATTCTGCAGCGAGTCCTCGGGTCGCCATGACGATCCCATTCCATTCTTCTTGGTCCAGGACACCGTCGCTCATGCATACGAGCAATGCAGGGTACAGCTTGGTCAGATAGACAAATTGCTCCTTGGAGAGAGAGATTCGTCGGTATTTGATGTATTCGGTATAGAGTTGATGTATTTGTTCGTCCATGGTTTGGTCAGGTGTTTTCAAATTAGTCAATCATGGGCGAATATCATGGTGATACATTAGTTTATGCTATCGGTAGAGAGGCTATCAGTTAGTGGGACCATTTGTAGGTAGCGGTCATAGCGGTACAAGATGTCACTGACGTATTCGACAGGTTCGCTACCGCGGCAGTAGCCATAGGTGACGACAGGGTCTTCGAAATATTTCCTTTTGGATTTGAGGAGCAGGTATTTGGAGACGTTGTCCTCCCAGACGGTAGGGTCTCCCCCGTATTTTTTGGTGAGTTTGACGGCATCTCGGACGTGTCCATCACCTACATTGTATGAGGCTAGGATAAACTTCTCCCTTTCGGTTTCATTTGGAATATGTTTCCATTTGTTTTCCAACCATAGGAGGTGTTCTGTCCCTGCATCTAGGTTTTGTTGAGGATCATAGAGATTGAAGCTGCCATAGGCTCGTCCTGTACGTGGCATGATTTGCATGAGACCGATAGCGCCTACCCAGGATTTGGCTCGAGAGTCAAAGCGTGATTCTTTGGAGATTTGAGCTGCTAGTAGCCTCCAGTCCCAGCCGATTCGGTTCGCGTAGTGCTTGATCAAACTATCGTACGGAGAGAGTTTTTTGCTATCCGTGGAGTAGTATTCGCTACTGATGATCGCTTTGCTGACTCGGTAGTTTTTGAAGTACTTATCATATAGCGCATAGTATTCGTTGGTTTTTTTCATTTTGACTATCCATGCATTGATCACTTGGAGTAGTTTGGGGGCATTTTTTCGTAAGCCCCAGGCGATTTCTTGAGGGAAGCTCACAGCTGTTTCCACATCTAGGATGGGGAAGTACCGTGCACTGACTTGTGCGATGTCTTCATCAGCTACGGTGTATTCGATTTCGCCATGGGCGACTTGCTCGATGATGGCTTCTGTTTCTTGATGGACTGTGTCTTGGATGACGATGATGTCTCCACCGATTTCGTCCGATAGGCTTTTGAGGCGAGGGATGTAGGCGGAATTTGGTCTGACATAGATCTTTTTTCCTTTGAGTTCGACAGGGTTTCTGATAAGTGTCTTCTCTATTTCGTGGAGTTTCATTTCCCGCCAGTTTTTGGGTTTACGCTGGACGAGCATTTGCCGGACCAGATGGTGGGGCTCGGTGAATGTGATGTATTTTTTTCGTTTTTGTGTGATGGTAAGGTTGCGTGCGATGATGTCGCCTTCTCCTTTGTTGAGTTTGTCGAAACTCTCGGCGATGTCCTTGGTGATGTTGAAGCGTAGTTCTACACCGATGGATTTGGCAAAGATGGAGATGAGCTCGTACTCATACCCCATGGGTTCGCCTCTGTACAAAAACAAGCCTGTGGAGCTGTTTTCTACAATGGCAGTGATGTAGCCTCTTTTTTTGATTTGGTCCAAGTCAAAATCTACCGCATGATCTGGATCCATGGTGTAGATTTCTAGATCATTGGTTTCATTGGAGGGGCTTTGGCAGCCAAATACAAAAAACAGGGGGATGAAAAGTACTAGGATTGTGGCTTTTCTCATAAATCAGTTATGTATTGAGTCCCCATAACGCTAATTCGGGGAATTTCTAAAGGTACTGATTAATAAATGATTTGATAAAATTTAGGCTATCATTTTTGTTTTCAAGAAAACCATTGTGGCCTACACCTTTGAGAATCAGGGAGTCTCCATTGTTGATCTTTTGGATCATTTCTTGGGAGGTCTCTAGGCGTACAGCCATGTCACGTTCTCCTGCGATGATGAATACGGGTTTTTGACAATCCGAGAGTACATAAGTACGGTCGATTCGTTTTTTCATGGCCATGGCATAGGCAATGACACTAGCAGCAGGGGTTTGTATGGCCGCCTTTTTGATTTCACCGATTTCTGAGGCAAAGCGTCGGCGGTTTTCGGGAGCAAAGAGACCTTCTAAGAAGGAATTCATGAAACTCTTTACTCCATGGTTTTGAATGTATTCTTTGACTTTGTCGCGCACCTTTTTCTTCTCTTCGTCATCTGCCAATGTGGTGGAAGAGAATAACCCAAAGCCGAGGACACTGTCTGGATAATTATCAGCGAGTGAAAGTGCAACATATCCTCCCAACGAATGCCCGATGACAAAGTATTCATCGATACCATGGTCGGAAAGCTCCTCTTGTATGAGGTCTGCGATATCGTCAATACTAAAATCATCTACGATGAGTTTGGATTGACCATGTCCGGGTAGATCGACGAGGATTACTTCGTATTGTAGGGAGAGGGCAGCGGCATAGTCTGTCCATATCGCCATGGTTTCACAATACCCGTGTAAAAAAACGATACTCGTTCCTGATCCAGATATTTTGATGTTCATCGTGTGGTTATGCGGTGATGGTTTCCAATAGTTTTTTGGCGGATTGATAGAGTCCTACTGTGTCGAAACCGCAGTCTCTCTGTAGCTCTTGCTGTGTGCCGTGCTCGATGATGGCGTCAGGAATGCCCAAGCGCACGACTTTGGCATGGTAGTCATGATCAGCCATGAACTCTAAAACTGCAGACCCAAAGCCTCCTTGGAGTGAGCCATCTTCTACGGTGATCACGTACTTGTATTTTTGGAATACCTCATGCAGTAGTTTTTCATCGAGAGGTTTGACAAAGCGCATGTCGTAGTGACCTACTGAGAGGCCTTCTTGGTCTAGTTGTGAGCATGCTGCTGTAGCGTAGTTGCCCACATGTCCTAGTGTCAAATAGGCTAGCTCCTCCCCTTCTTTTATTTTTCGGCCTTGACCGATTTCTATTTTTTCGAATTTCTTTCTCCAATCTGGCATGACACCATTGCCACGAGGGTAACGAATTGAAATGGGTCTAGCGTTTTCGGGTAGTTGGGCAGTGTACATCATGTTTCGGAGTTCTTGCTCGTTCATTGGAGCAGAGACGACCATGTTTGGTATACACCTGAAGTATGCAATGTCGTAGCATCCGTGATGTGTTGGCCCATCGGCTCCTGCAAACCCCGCCCTATCTAGGCAGAATATGACGTGTAGGTTTTGGATGGCTACATCGTGAATCACTTGGTCATACGCGCGCTGCATGAAGGTCGAATAGATGTTGCAAAACGGGACGAGTCCTTGTGTGGCTAATCCTGCAGAAAAAGTAACAGCATGCTGTTCGGCGATACCCACGTCAAAGGCACGGTCTGGCATGGCCTTCATCATGATGTTGAGCGAAGAGCCAGAAGGCATTGCGGGAGTGACTCCCATGATTTTGTCGTTGGTTTCTGCGAGCTCCACCAGTGTGTGACCAAATACGTCTTGGTACTTGGGAGGCTGTGGTGTGTCGTATTCTTTTTTGAATATCTCTCCTGTGAGCTTATCAAATGTCCCAGGAGCATGCCATTTGGTTTGGTCTTTTTCTGCCAAAGAATACCCTTTCCCTTTTTTGGTGATGACATGGAGTATTTTGGGGCCATTGATGCCCTTGAGATCCTTGAGGACGCTAGTCATGTGATTGACATCATGGCCATCGATTGGACCAAAGTAACGTAGGTTGAGGGACTCAAAGAGATTACTTTGCTTGAGCAAAAAGGTCTTGACACTGCTTTCGAAGCTGGATGCAATTTCTCTTGCATTGGGACCGAATTTGCTAATTTTCCCTAGGACTTTCCAGGCTTCGTCTCGAAGTTTGTTGTAGGCATGCGAAGTAGTGATGTCTGTGAGGTAGTCGCGGAGCGCGCCTACGTTGGGGTCGATCGACATGCAGTTGTCGTTGAGGATGATCAGTAGGTTGGAGTTGGATACTCCAGCGTGATTCATCGCCTCAAAGGCCATTCCACCTGTCATCGCACCGTCACCGATTACGGCGATATGATGCTTGTTGTTTTCTTTTTTGTATTTGGATGCTTCGGCCATACCGAGAGCAGCAGAGATGGAGGTGGAAGAGTGGCCTACACCGAAAGCATCGTACTCACTTTCTTTGATTTTGGGAAAGCCAGACAACCCACCGTATACTCTGTTGGTATGAAAATTGTCCATACGTCCGGTGAGGATTTTGTGACCGTAGGCTTGGTGTCCTACATCCCAGATGAGTTGGTCGCTCGGAGTGTCAAAGACATGATGTAGCGCTACGGTGAGTTCTACTACACCTAGGCTTGCACCAAAATGCCCACCATAGACGGACACCACATCGACGATGTACTGTCTCAGCTCGGTGGCCAGCTGTACCAATTGGACAGCATCTAAGTCTTTCATGTCGTCAGGAGAGTGAATTCCTGCTAGCAACTTGCCCGGCTCTATCTGCATGATTTATTCTATGGTTATATGTCGTACGCTCCTACTCAGTGCTTCAAAAATGAGCGTTTTGATTTTAGGGTAGCAAAAATAAACAGAATTAGTTATTTAATTTACATCTTCAATGTTTCAAGTAATTATGAATAAAGTATTGTTTCTCGTTCTGCTTCAATCAGTTGTCTATCATGGTTTTGCCCAAGAGTATGTGGAGGATACGGTGACCCTTCCCCGAGAAGTAAGTTTAGATGTGATGATTGGCCAAATGATCATGACTGGAATAGGTGATCAGTCCTATATGCGTGCAGGAGACCCTGTGCTACGAGACATTCGTGAGGGGAAGGTTGGAGGAGTGATTTTTTTTGAAAAGAATATCAACAAGAATAGCCCAGCGGATCAACTCAGAAGGAGTATTGCCATGCTCAATGCTGAAGCGGCAATTCGGTTGTTTGTCAGTATAGACGAAGAAGGAGGCAAAGTCAATCGTTTAAAACCAAAATATGGGTTTCCAGAGACGAAGACGGCTGCTTACCTTGGAGCGATTGATGATTTGGACACCACGAGATACTATGCTGCTGCTACCGCCTCGACTTTGCATGAGTTGGGCTTTAACCTCAACTACGCGCCAGATGTAGACGTAGCGATCAACCCAGAAAACCCAGTGATCGCCAAGATAGGGAGGAGTTTTTCGGCGGATGCGGCGGAGGTTGCCAAGCACGCGAGCGCAGTGGTCGATGTACACCGTGAGTATGAAGTGATGACGGTACTCAAGCATTTTCCTGGACATGGGAGTTCTCATGCCGATTCGCACCTTGGTGTGGCAGACGTGACGAGCTATTGGCAGTTTAGCGAGTTGATGCCGTACAAGTATATGTTGGACTCAGGGAGGGTTGATGCGATCATGACAGCACATATTGTCAACAAGCATTTGGATCCAAGTGGATACCCCGCCACACTTTCTCCAGTGATTGTGCCGGAGATATTGCGAGGGTTTTTGGGCTATGATGGCGCGGTGTTCTCGGACGATATGCAGATGCATGCTATTTCTAAGAATTTTGGATTCAAAGAGTCAATTAAACTGGCCATTCTTGCAGACGTGGATGTGCTGATGTTTGCCAATAACGTACCTGGCAATGAGAAGAGGTCTGCTGCAGAAATACATGAAATCATCAAGTCATTTGTGGAGGCAGGGGAGATTTCTGTCGATAGAATTCGAAAATCCTATGATCGGATCATGCGCATGAAAAGTAATTTGTAGTCTATATTTGTGACTTTTCTGACCAACTAATTTGTAGACAATGAAAGGAATTAAAGGATTGATAATTGGAGTGTTGGCTGTTTCAACACTGTCTTGTGGTGATGATTCTCAGAATGAAGCACAAGTGGGAAAGTGGTTGGCAGAGCCAGATGGGGTAGAGCGTTCAGGGTGTGATTTGGAATCAAACGATGGACTCGTAAATTGCCAAGTTACCAACAACTCTTCATGTGTGGTATTGGATTTGGGAATCAACGATCTCTATAGTCTGACTATTGCTTTGGATGGCAATGCCAATCGTGTGGAGGCGGGTTCGTATACACTGGAGAAGAATAAAATAATTTTGTGCCCTGGAGGTGGATCAGACTGTTATACTGTACCAGTTGTAGATTCTGACTTCAGCAGCATGACGATCGAGATAGACACTCCAGAGGATGGGTGCGAGCTCCGTATCGATATGACAAAAATATAATGAGATGAAAGCAAAAGGGTTTATTCTAAGCCTTTTGCTTTCATTTTGACGAACTCACCATAGCGTCGAGTGATCGCGATGATGAACCCAATCACCATTACGAGGGTGCCTATCCAGAGTATATTGATCATTGGTTTTTCGACCGCTTCGAGTATCACCCAGTCTTTTTGTGTTTTGTTTACCCCGATTTTGAAACTGTTGCTTTTTGGGTCGATTTCCGTGATGGTGAGCTTGACGCCTAGGTCATGGATGATATCAGAGAGCAGACCTGCTTGGTTGTTTTTGATGATGTAATAAGGCTCAGCGAGGTAGTCTCGATCACTGCCCTTCACTCGGATGTCTGCTTTGATAGCGACATCTCCTTCTCCTAGTGTCAGCCCGTCCAGTTCGGTCACCCGTTGTACCTTTTCGAGTGTGGCCACAAAATCATTGACAAAGAAGGGTTCGTCGAGTTGAGTCGTGATGATTTCTGTTTCGCTCCAGTCTGTCTCTTGATCTGGGTCTGGGAAGGTTCGCACATGCGTGTAAAGGTCAAACCCTAGTTTGCGCTTGATGTCAGGAGAAAAGACCGTCATGTTCATCTTTTCATTGATCTGCACCGTTGGGTAGAGGTCGAATGATGTTTCTCCCTTGGTATAAGCGATTTCGAAGTAGCTCGTCTCAGGTGTGATCAGGGTGAGAGTATCCCCCTGATGGAAAACAACTTCTTCATCTGAAGATAAGTCAACCGCAGCGATGGCTTGTGTTTCGTTGATTTGATTGATGTCATGGATGTTGACATAGCTAGGGAATCCCTCGATGCGTTTGCGTGTGCCTTTGTAGTTGAGAGAGTACTCTCCCATCTGGCGGTCTTCGTTTTGGAAGAGCAATAGATTCTTTTGGTTCACTTCGTCTGGAAATTCTTTGCTCCATACCAGTCCTGTTTGGTTGAGCGAGACGATTTTGGAGTAGCCTGAGGAGAACAATACTCCCAAGAGCATCATGGCGATACCGATATGACTGATGGCTCCACCTGACAAATTGATATTGGTTTTCCATCGATCCAATAAAATCTTGGCATTGGCGATGATGGAGTAGGTTCCTGCTGTCAGTACGAGGATGTAGGTGATGTTCTGGACTTTGAAAAGGATGATGATCGCTGCAGTGATGGCCAATGTGAGCACAATGGGTAGCAGTAGTGCATCTTTGAGTTTGGTTTTGTCCATTTTGTTCCACCAAAAAAACTGCCCCGTACCTGATAGAAGAGCGATCAATACGCCCCCCCAAAGCTGATACTGCGTGTAATATTCCACTTGATCTACAGGAGGAGCCATGTTGGAGTCAATCCCGACGAGCCCCACGAGGGCGTTCCACACAGGGATGGATGTAGGAATGATCACTTGGAATCCCATCAGACAGAGTACAGTTGCTCCCATGAATATCCAAAACTCACGAGAGTAGGTCGAGACTTCTTGTTCGTCGCTTTCGAGTTTTTTCCATGATCTGATGATCAAAAAGAGCGTCCCAAGGACAAAGGCCAGAAGATAAACGAGCAATTGTCCGGAGAGCCCCAAGTCTGTAAAGGAGTGAACAGACGAATCACCCAAGATGCCGCTTCGGGTTAAGAATGTAGAATATACAATCAGCAAGAAAGCCGATACCGCAAGGATGATGGCTGATTTGAGTGCAGTGGTACTTTTCTTGAAGGCGATCATGGTGTGGATCGCTGCGATGAGAACGAGCCAAGGTACGTAGACGGCATTTTCTACAGGGTCCCAGTTCCAGTAGCCGCCAAAATTGAGCGTTTCGTAAGCCCAGTAGCCGCCCATCAAGATTCCCACGCCTAGGACGACTGCTGAGAATAGCGACCAAGGCAAGGCGGGCCTGATCCATTCTTTGAATTTACCCAACCATAGCCCAGCGATACAGTATGCAAAGGGAATCAGAGTCGTCGCAAAACCTAAGAACAAGGTCGGTGGGTGGATGACCATCCAGTAGTTTTGGAGTAGCGGGTTTAGTCCAGAGCCGTCTTCGGGGATGAAATCCGGGCTGGTTTTGAATATCGGTGCATCCATCGCATCACGTAGGAGGATGAATGGAGAACTGCCGATTTTGAGATTGAAAAGAACCACACCGAGGATCATCGATAGCAAAAATCCCTGTACGATAGCGAAGATGGCCATTACGGGGGCTTCCCAAAATTTGTTGGTACGGATGAGGACGAACCCTAGGATGGCATTCCAGAAGATCCAAAGGAGGAAAGACCCCTCCTGCCCTTCCCAAAAGGCGGAGATTTGGTAGTAGACTGGGAGGACAGTCGAACTGTGGCTGTAAGCATAGTGGTACTCAAAGTAACCCCTGTTGATGATGGTGAAGAGCGTCGCGACGACCCCAAGAGCCGAGCCGCCATGTACCCAAAAAGCTATCCGGGCGAAACGCATCCAAGAGTCTTTGTCTGCGATCTCAGTAGATTGTACAGAACGAAAATAGCCGTAGGCCGACACCAAAGCACTGACGAATGCAGCGATGATCAAAAAGTGACCCAGAGAGCCAATGAAATAATGCATAGGGGAAAATTAAACGTCGTTCACTTCGATGGTTTCTTCCTGGTATTTGGAAGGGCACTTCATCAATATTTTAGATGCGAGAAAATGGTCGTTTTGGAAGTTGCCCACGACAACTACTTGCTCAGATCGTAGAAAGTCCGCTGGCATGGGTTCATTGAAATACACGCGTTGTTCTTCGTTGTTGTTGTCCACGAGGACAAAAGAGAAGGCCAGTTTGTTGGGAGAATCTTGGATGCCGACGATCTCACCGTGCGCATCTTTTTTGAGCTGACCTACCACGTGGATTTTCTTGCTGTCACCATCCTCTGCCATGGCACGTGCATCGTCAAATCCGACATAAGTACTGGCGTCTCCAGCGGTAGAGATGATCACCATGATGGCTGCTGCGATCACTACGATTCCAAAAATATGAGACTTCTTCATATCAATCCTGCTTTGCTTCTGTCAATTCGTCTTCGAGTTTGGTGACTTTTTTGTCCAGGCGGACGAGGTAAATCACCATGCCTGCAAAGATGGTCATTACCACCGCAACTACTACGTAAATCTTACCGCTTTGTCGCATGATATCCGCCATTTCCACCCGTTGATTGGTGTAGTCGTCTTCGGTGACTTGGTATTTTTTATCTTGGGCTGTCGCCTGTAGGCTCAGCGTGAGGAGGAGTACAAAAAGTAATTTTTTCATGTGATCATCAAAGGTCTTGTGTGAGGCGAATGTCTTGGATACGAATCTTGATCGAGGCAAACCATACGCCCATGAGTGTCCAGCCGACGATGGCTGGGTAAAATATCATTCTTAGTTTTCCGTCTAGGTCAAAATAGTTGAAACCAGGGTTTCCACCGTTGCCTGGATGCATGGAATCGGTCAGGCGTGGTAGAATGAACAGCAGCGGGATCATCGCGAAGTACGCGAAGATGTTGTAGACCGCAGAGATTCTGCTGCGTTGTTGGGGATCTTCGAA
The DNA window shown above is from Reichenbachiella sp. 5M10 and carries:
- a CDS encoding 3'-5' exonuclease, whose translation is MQQLTNHKHLVFIDIETASAVENFGDLDDKFQALWIKKANLLNGEAEYDPIEFYFDRAGIYAEFGKIICISVGMLYLDEKKEWNFRVKALTSESEHDLLLSFIKLFQNHDQSKIQLCAHNGKEFDYPYLSRRMLINQIPLPPYLELSGKKPWEIQHLDTMQMWKFGDWKSFTSLDLLTSVFDIPSPKGDINGSDVNRVYYQEKDLNRIAHYCNQDVIATAQVFLKMKGMEIVSADKITAVE
- a CDS encoding MBL fold metallo-hydrolase, producing MAKINTIDLHFKGLEHAIASYLIETSDGPVLIETGPHSTYPALVSAIQSHGYHLEDIRHVLLTHIHLDHAGAAWAFAEQRAQIYLHPFGARNMADPSRLMASARQIYQEQMDSLWGQMKPIPETQLTQVEHQQTVTIGGVNFVSLHTPGHAKHHIAWQIEDSICTGDVAGVKIGGGPVQPPCPPPDIHIEDWLDSIALLRQRKAKRLYLTHYDYVENIDEHLDQLSTMLESWSSFVYEHWKDGLSNEAIIPLFQSFTTDQLRASGLNNIQIAQYEAANPSWMSVAGLVRYWTKKTQP
- a CDS encoding transporter substrate-binding domain-containing protein, with product MRKATILVLFIPLFFVFGCQSPSNETNDLEIYTMDPDHAVDFDLDQIKKRGYITAIVENSSTGLFLYRGEPMGYEYELISIFAKSIGVELRFNITKDIAESFDKLNKGEGDIIARNLTITQKRKKYITFTEPHHLVRQMLVQRKPKNWREMKLHEIEKTLIRNPVELKGKKIYVRPNSAYIPRLKSLSDEIGGDIIVIQDTVHQETEAIIEQVAHGEIEYTVADEDIAQVSARYFPILDVETAVSFPQEIAWGLRKNAPKLLQVINAWIVKMKKTNEYYALYDKYFKNYRVSKAIISSEYYSTDSKKLSPYDSLIKHYANRIGWDWRLLAAQISKESRFDSRAKSWVGAIGLMQIMPRTGRAYGSFNLYDPQQNLDAGTEHLLWLENKWKHIPNETEREKFILASYNVGDGHVRDAVKLTKKYGGDPTVWEDNVSKYLLLKSKRKYFEDPVVTYGYCRGSEPVEYVSDILYRYDRYLQMVPLTDSLSTDSIN
- a CDS encoding alpha/beta fold hydrolase; protein product: MNIKISGSGTSIVFLHGYCETMAIWTDYAAALSLQYEVILVDLPGHGQSKLIVDDFSIDDIADLIQEELSDHGIDEYFVIGHSLGGYVALSLADNYPDSVLGFGLFSSTTLADDEEKKKVRDKVKEYIQNHGVKSFMNSFLEGLFAPENRRRFASEIGEIKKAAIQTPAASVIAYAMAMKKRIDRTYVLSDCQKPVFIIAGERDMAVRLETSQEMIQKINNGDSLILKGVGHNGFLENKNDSLNFIKSFINQYL
- the dxs gene encoding 1-deoxy-D-xylulose-5-phosphate synthase — encoded protein: MQIEPGKLLAGIHSPDDMKDLDAVQLVQLATELRQYIVDVVSVYGGHFGASLGVVELTVALHHVFDTPSDQLIWDVGHQAYGHKILTGRMDNFHTNRVYGGLSGFPKIKESEYDAFGVGHSSTSISAALGMAEASKYKKENNKHHIAVIGDGAMTGGMAFEAMNHAGVSNSNLLIILNDNCMSIDPNVGALRDYLTDITTSHAYNKLRDEAWKVLGKISKFGPNAREIASSFESSVKTFLLKQSNLFESLNLRYFGPIDGHDVNHMTSVLKDLKGINGPKILHVITKKGKGYSLAEKDQTKWHAPGTFDKLTGEIFKKEYDTPQPPKYQDVFGHTLVELAETNDKIMGVTPAMPSGSSLNIMMKAMPDRAFDVGIAEQHAVTFSAGLATQGLVPFCNIYSTFMQRAYDQVIHDVAIQNLHVIFCLDRAGFAGADGPTHHGCYDIAYFRCIPNMVVSAPMNEQELRNMMYTAQLPENARPISIRYPRGNGVMPDWRKKFEKIEIGQGRKIKEGEELAYLTLGHVGNYATAACSQLDQEGLSVGHYDMRFVKPLDEKLLHEVFQKYKYVITVEDGSLQGGFGSAVLEFMADHDYHAKVVRLGIPDAIIEHGTQQELQRDCGFDTVGLYQSAKKLLETITA
- a CDS encoding glycoside hydrolase family 3 protein, which produces MFQVIMNKVLFLVLLQSVVYHGFAQEYVEDTVTLPREVSLDVMIGQMIMTGIGDQSYMRAGDPVLRDIREGKVGGVIFFEKNINKNSPADQLRRSIAMLNAEAAIRLFVSIDEEGGKVNRLKPKYGFPETKTAAYLGAIDDLDTTRYYAAATASTLHELGFNLNYAPDVDVAINPENPVIAKIGRSFSADAAEVAKHASAVVDVHREYEVMTVLKHFPGHGSSHADSHLGVADVTSYWQFSELMPYKYMLDSGRVDAIMTAHIVNKHLDPSGYPATLSPVIVPEILRGFLGYDGAVFSDDMQMHAISKNFGFKESIKLAILADVDVLMFANNVPGNEKRSAAEIHEIIKSFVEAGEISVDRIRKSYDRIMRMKSNL